From Fibrobacter sp. UWB13, the proteins below share one genomic window:
- a CDS encoding cadherin repeat domain-containing protein — translation MWFGKLSLKAAALVLAGAFSSAFAEVGPLDISADDWNYLSNFKLWGTTGIDTRNRPEFYDSRFYDRKNENDFSGYTGVDPDTLGWVGTAKGDLTTDEVGWFDGPVIVGGAVTVPSDYAESRRAYLLTGPIRTTGGIGSARSRGTICQGANRASSGACANVPEVRSNLSVPGLTGATLSGTYNVSGRTVLNVSSYCDDNQICDIFFDKISFGNDSRLVVQMPAEGQPTRIFVNSISFGTHPEIVVAYQGKGDLKLDEYDGNLLIYSKGDINFDNTDNVPIMGTIVSKGTIKLGRNMIFAGQFIANKIEVGNEIKAETFVFKKFDPKIELFIGNKSKKIKEGDNVSLDVVLSETSKNDVTFNYCFYFQSAAGVDGVYAGHKDVDTKNLPICGTSTTKATIPAGKTSATGINIKPLVDGLVEEDEQLWFQISDLKGAETNSDYEANKGYKIYIVSNDAAPTVSSELVINVNEDDLHQFTASEFKFLHATQKFASVIITSLPPSTKGVIAKLDKNGTITLNDGSKATPIKLESTGTTITVADLTKLVYQPAADDFGDNYTTFKYKVVGDGVGDNTSIEYKATINVIPVNDQPSANNFNFSVAEHPTKDAIVGTVTPKDKSNEIDVDTYVFTKVSGDSRFVVTSNGTVKVNGSVSFNAKTESKFVIKATVKDDAGTEKTKIAGPLTSDQFTITIKINNENDAPVIAAQTFSIPEKNTDGSDWPSGTLVPKGTVVATDDDGDNLTFTAPSDVPFGFKKGTNQLIVTDGSALDYEKKTYYTFKVTVTDGNGGSASANITVNITDVNEPPPPPDVKKEYSIKENSAKGTTLGTFVVKDYDKISGKLETLKYTLTGAITGAAGATTTLKNKTLADIFEVVEVDANGGDREVAIRVKNQALLDYEALYNASNKTTYPVTITIKDNANPAVSVSTKIAIQDVNEKLTANDAAFVLNEHSPVGSPVCATYNADGDCKVVAKVTAEDLDIYNPAFRDFTFAISKNNSGTMATDAKKFGVNPYDGSLYTTDDFDYETGKHSFKFLVTVSDGQFSDDAEITVTINDIEEPKIIVNTEGSAVVPENTGTGTEVDNFAEIDDENVRQQLSTIVGKPTYDIDDAASANAAGLFHIDARLGFITVEDGSKLDFEALYPKNTYTVAIVAKGTDKYGASVVVNINRTIVVTDVNEKPTIENTDPIKVPETATSKDGSIGQIEASDPDFCSVNSTYSCKNGLHEYGYNKLTYKVEEVLPVDGSTDFPFDIDPNTGKISVAVGKELNYTKQSEYKFIVKVMDRPLIAGVPSQSATAEMTIVVTDVNRPSKFEVVTNPYEVEENVSVPTVLDGGNIVIYDEDAADVNKLKVTITDNDATAALDAAKLFKVVQVGKTDAETLLSTFVIQTADDLDYEELYKKVEKDAVFNITLTVEDTEGNKTSQDTKIRVIDVNEEPAFTKTSYTFSIAENTTETTSLGVAEATDPDKYNTKFNTLSFSLKGEEAALFDIDERSGEIFTVNNAKFDYETKRQYSFEVVVKDKDFTKKVPVTVNVTDVSEGPKFTDIPTLTVDENTLKGTKVGEILATDDDCKASFAATCKKPTYTITASDVAPNDYKAFTYVDGVIKVAKDSILDFEGQSEYTVHLVVKDGSDPTLSDGVDVKIIINDVNDAPTYEEKEYVFEIHEKAPKGEFVGSVVADDQDHWAVLHYALTDYEANSGDASIFDIDEEGNIYLSSKSLNYETQKQYQVWATATDNGKDKGFENYSATTLVTIKIIDDPDGPEIIDDGKKSYDVKENTVEEPIKDTEIACYEVRDEDKGQVATLVPYVTDNGDTDADRLFDAKIKKNGSKYELCLIVNDVKRLNYESIAHTHSINVNVMDADKLTAHVTKTINLIDVNEMPIISGNATFSFYENKGKDYVIGRLYSDDVDTSKVFTQNKFTAIGGDTELFDITEDGKIITKRNFDYEEEKNHTFELEVALSDKDVKTAYPKLTTTTTIQITLKDLPEVPEITSKEFEVKENSDPDVLIGVVESSDPDGNDKLLFELAEESPYVIVKPNGEIRVKEGADIDYEKMQEFTITVTVRDEDGLESDGDIVIKVIDENEAPKIEPQEFTFPEDSKPGTKKGPVEAKDPDTKNPKYSDLKFYPVEENEKFEVKPNGDIVLKGELDYEDEKSYVITVRVTDGEFEDTTDITVNVGNVIEKSDVEITRAETGNSVYLNPKKDETIYTNKDVISVEWKQDGKTMSSLDSLKEGCQYIIKSYKAPNKDVAGADTIEVCYSTAAPIVDIDASKTKVTAENIYTIVENVDKKDSSIYVNNKNKDVKVSVKDTVSGYSESFKVDVVLDTVAVSSTTVKDMVDISKSEIKLEKNPKSDVYEKPIGDKTKVSYDKVVNGDTVTVSYYVDEDGEIVKTAVFDEDGKKTMTEVIEVSTEVEVKGKKVTVSYKADAETGKILYADSEGNLMVETPKSSSSKSDSKDKDEVDLKTGVGAFTVTYDAKGEEGNKTIVSYVIDEKGKVVANDEGDRGYLVTYTFTNKYGNTAEKSVFMVLDKLAPIVKILSPSDGEVVFANFVDVDWCIAIDGDEKNCVKQDTLNFQSLERGVNTIKRIYRDKAGNETIAEINVMMKKAKDVNINLEKPMVIVSIDSVNKYYESNPPDEDQRYAVSILNPKTQKEKEVVKGNVDEVKKGSGDEPYPGYDGHIGPTVTIDMKLPIVSAVGGLATLDDIIINGNMIAVDGVDADGSEKISVNEYVEKYCSSEFQEELGKDYSKARLYATTARVTLWFYTTGGVFVDKYQFDYEVDDPDYVDKAGLVKFFFEMKPDINGELRDKSGRLYGTGPYIVKTKVDLRSQQRCVVPPITEKSKVGDVLKSSDEMLKRFGYRRPVLRGNEKGSKSSSKKSSSKKK, via the coding sequence ATGTGGTTTGGCAAATTAAGTCTTAAAGCTGCAGCCCTGGTCTTGGCCGGAGCATTCTCTTCTGCATTTGCTGAGGTTGGTCCGTTAGATATTAGTGCCGATGACTGGAATTACCTCTCCAACTTTAAACTTTGGGGAACTACTGGTATTGATACCCGTAATAGACCTGAATTTTATGATTCTAGGTTCTACGATCGTAAGAACGAAAATGATTTTAGCGGCTACACAGGTGTTGACCCCGATACGCTTGGTTGGGTTGGTACCGCTAAGGGCGATTTGACAACAGATGAAGTTGGGTGGTTTGATGGTCCTGTTATTGTTGGTGGTGCAGTAACTGTTCCGAGTGATTATGCGGAAAGCCGTAGGGCATATCTTTTGACTGGTCCTATTCGTACTACGGGTGGCATAGGTAGTGCTAGGTCTAGAGGTACCATATGCCAGGGTGCAAATAGAGCTTCATCGGGTGCTTGCGCTAACGTTCCTGAAGTTCGTTCAAATTTGAGTGTTCCTGGATTGACTGGTGCAACTTTGTCTGGAACATATAATGTTAGTGGCAGAACTGTTCTTAATGTGAGTTCTTATTGCGATGATAATCAAATTTGTGATATCTTCTTTGATAAGATTTCTTTTGGTAATGATAGCCGATTGGTTGTTCAAATGCCTGCAGAGGGGCAGCCTACACGTATTTTTGTAAATAGCATTAGTTTTGGAACTCATCCTGAAATTGTTGTGGCTTATCAGGGAAAAGGTGACTTAAAGCTGGATGAATACGATGGCAACTTGCTGATATATTCTAAAGGTGATATCAACTTTGATAATACAGATAATGTGCCTATAATGGGTACAATTGTTAGTAAGGGGACTATAAAACTGGGACGCAATATGATTTTTGCGGGACAGTTTATTGCTAATAAAATTGAAGTTGGTAACGAAATTAAAGCAGAAACTTTTGTCTTTAAAAAGTTTGACCCGAAGATTGAACTTTTCATAGGAAACAAGTCTAAAAAGATTAAAGAAGGCGATAATGTTTCTTTGGATGTTGTGCTCAGTGAAACTTCTAAAAATGATGTGACGTTTAATTATTGCTTCTATTTCCAATCTGCAGCTGGCGTTGATGGTGTTTATGCCGGGCATAAGGATGTTGATACTAAAAATCTCCCGATTTGTGGAACATCCACAACCAAAGCAACAATTCCTGCTGGAAAAACGAGTGCCACGGGAATCAATATCAAGCCTTTGGTTGATGGTCTTGTTGAAGAAGATGAACAGCTTTGGTTCCAAATCAGTGACCTTAAGGGTGCGGAAACGAATTCGGATTATGAAGCCAATAAGGGGTACAAAATCTACATTGTAAGTAATGATGCGGCTCCGACAGTCTCTAGCGAGCTTGTTATTAATGTCAATGAAGATGACTTGCATCAATTTACGGCGTCTGAATTCAAGTTCCTGCATGCAACACAAAAATTTGCATCCGTTATTATTACGAGTCTTCCGCCTTCGACAAAGGGTGTAATTGCTAAATTAGATAAAAATGGTACAATTACTCTTAATGATGGATCTAAGGCAACTCCTATTAAATTGGAGTCTACGGGTACTACTATTACTGTTGCTGATTTAACTAAGCTTGTTTATCAGCCTGCTGCTGATGACTTTGGTGACAACTATACGACTTTCAAATATAAAGTTGTTGGCGATGGAGTGGGTGACAATACATCTATCGAGTATAAGGCTACGATTAATGTCATTCCGGTAAACGATCAACCTTCTGCCAATAATTTCAATTTTTCTGTCGCTGAACATCCGACCAAGGATGCTATCGTTGGAACGGTTACTCCGAAGGATAAGTCTAACGAAATCGATGTGGATACCTATGTCTTCACGAAGGTTTCTGGCGACTCCAGATTTGTTGTGACATCTAATGGTACGGTAAAGGTAAATGGTAGTGTTTCGTTCAATGCAAAAACCGAAAGTAAGTTTGTCATCAAGGCTACGGTTAAGGATGATGCCGGAACTGAAAAGACGAAGATTGCAGGTCCTTTGACTTCTGATCAATTCACAATTACAATCAAAATCAACAACGAAAACGATGCTCCGGTTATTGCCGCTCAGACGTTCTCGATTCCTGAAAAGAATACCGATGGCTCTGATTGGCCGAGTGGTACGCTTGTTCCCAAGGGAACTGTAGTTGCAACGGATGATGATGGTGATAATTTGACGTTTACAGCACCGTCAGATGTTCCGTTTGGTTTCAAGAAGGGAACGAACCAACTCATTGTTACGGATGGTAGCGCACTCGATTACGAAAAAAAGACTTACTATACCTTTAAGGTAACTGTGACGGATGGCAATGGTGGTTCCGCTTCGGCAAACATTACAGTGAACATTACGGATGTGAATGAACCGCCTCCACCTCCTGATGTGAAGAAGGAATATTCCATAAAGGAAAATTCTGCAAAGGGTACTACTTTGGGAACCTTTGTTGTCAAGGATTATGATAAAATTTCTGGAAAACTTGAAACTCTGAAGTATACATTGACTGGTGCTATTACGGGTGCCGCTGGCGCTACGACAACTTTAAAGAACAAGACCTTGGCTGATATCTTTGAAGTTGTGGAAGTTGATGCTAATGGTGGCGATAGGGAAGTGGCAATTCGTGTCAAGAATCAGGCCTTGCTCGATTACGAAGCCCTCTACAATGCTTCTAATAAGACTACTTATCCTGTGACCATTACCATTAAGGATAATGCTAATCCGGCTGTATCTGTTTCGACCAAGATTGCTATTCAGGATGTGAATGAAAAGCTTACTGCAAATGATGCCGCTTTTGTCTTGAATGAACATTCTCCGGTGGGTAGCCCGGTTTGCGCGACGTATAACGCTGATGGCGACTGCAAAGTTGTTGCAAAGGTAACTGCTGAGGATTTGGATATTTATAATCCTGCATTTAGAGATTTCACATTTGCAATTTCTAAAAACAATTCCGGAACTATGGCTACTGATGCCAAAAAGTTCGGTGTAAATCCGTACGATGGTAGCTTGTACACTACAGATGATTTTGATTACGAAACTGGCAAACATTCATTCAAGTTCTTGGTGACTGTTTCTGATGGTCAATTCTCTGATGACGCCGAAATTACCGTAACGATTAACGATATCGAAGAACCCAAGATTATTGTGAATACAGAAGGTTCGGCTGTCGTTCCTGAAAATACAGGAACAGGTACCGAAGTTGATAATTTTGCGGAAATTGATGATGAAAATGTAAGACAGCAGTTAAGTACTATTGTTGGTAAGCCTACCTATGACATTGATGATGCGGCTAGTGCCAATGCTGCGGGGCTGTTCCATATTGATGCCCGTTTGGGTTTTATTACCGTAGAAGATGGTTCAAAGCTTGATTTTGAAGCTTTGTACCCCAAAAATACATATACTGTTGCTATTGTTGCTAAGGGAACGGATAAGTATGGTGCTTCTGTTGTGGTTAATATCAATAGAACTATTGTCGTGACGGATGTTAACGAAAAGCCGACGATTGAAAATACGGACCCGATTAAGGTTCCTGAAACGGCTACCAGCAAGGACGGTTCTATTGGTCAAATTGAAGCTTCTGATCCGGATTTCTGCTCTGTAAATAGCACGTATTCTTGCAAGAATGGGTTGCATGAATATGGTTACAATAAGTTGACTTATAAGGTTGAAGAAGTTCTCCCAGTTGACGGAAGTACAGATTTCCCATTTGATATTGATCCTAACACGGGTAAGATTTCTGTTGCCGTTGGTAAGGAATTGAACTATACAAAGCAAAGCGAGTACAAGTTCATTGTCAAGGTAATGGACCGTCCGTTGATTGCTGGTGTGCCTTCTCAATCCGCCACAGCCGAAATGACCATCGTTGTTACGGATGTGAATAGACCGTCTAAGTTCGAAGTGGTGACTAACCCCTATGAAGTTGAAGAAAATGTTAGCGTCCCGACGGTTTTGGATGGTGGTAATATTGTTATCTATGATGAAGACGCGGCTGATGTGAATAAGCTCAAAGTCACCATTACTGATAATGATGCAACAGCAGCTCTTGATGCTGCAAAACTTTTCAAAGTCGTTCAGGTGGGTAAGACTGATGCAGAAACGCTTTTGAGCACGTTTGTGATTCAGACCGCTGATGACTTGGATTACGAAGAACTCTACAAGAAAGTCGAAAAGGATGCTGTATTCAATATTACTTTGACGGTTGAAGATACCGAAGGTAATAAGACTTCTCAGGATACGAAAATTCGCGTGATTGACGTGAACGAAGAACCTGCATTTACTAAGACTTCTTATACCTTTAGCATTGCTGAAAATACGACTGAGACGACTTCGCTGGGCGTTGCTGAAGCTACTGACCCGGATAAGTACAATACCAAGTTTAACACGTTGTCTTTCTCGCTTAAGGGTGAAGAAGCCGCTCTGTTTGATATTGACGAACGTTCTGGCGAAATCTTTACGGTCAATAACGCAAAGTTTGATTACGAAACCAAGCGTCAATACAGCTTTGAAGTGGTCGTTAAGGATAAGGATTTCACAAAGAAGGTTCCTGTAACGGTCAATGTCACGGATGTTTCTGAAGGACCTAAGTTCACGGATATTCCGACTTTGACGGTTGATGAAAATACTTTGAAGGGTACTAAGGTCGGCGAAATCTTGGCTACGGACGATGACTGCAAGGCTTCGTTTGCTGCAACCTGCAAAAAGCCGACGTATACTATTACAGCCTCTGACGTAGCCCCCAATGATTACAAGGCATTTACGTATGTTGACGGTGTCATTAAGGTCGCTAAAGACAGTATTTTGGACTTTGAAGGACAGAGTGAATATACCGTTCATCTCGTGGTAAAGGATGGTTCTGATCCGACACTTTCTGATGGTGTTGACGTTAAAATCATCATCAACGATGTGAACGACGCTCCGACTTACGAAGAAAAGGAATACGTCTTCGAAATTCATGAAAAAGCACCTAAGGGCGAATTTGTCGGTTCCGTTGTTGCTGATGACCAGGACCACTGGGCTGTTCTCCACTATGCGCTTACGGATTATGAAGCTAACTCTGGAGACGCTTCCATCTTTGATATTGATGAAGAGGGCAATATTTACTTGTCTTCTAAGTCTTTGAACTATGAAACGCAGAAGCAGTATCAAGTTTGGGCTACAGCCACGGATAATGGTAAAGACAAGGGCTTTGAAAATTATAGTGCAACGACTCTTGTTACCATCAAGATTATTGACGACCCGGATGGTCCGGAAATTATTGATGATGGCAAGAAGAGCTATGATGTTAAGGAAAACACCGTTGAAGAACCGATTAAGGATACGGAAATCGCTTGCTACGAAGTCAGGGATGAAGACAAAGGTCAAGTTGCAACTCTCGTTCCTTATGTGACGGACAATGGTGACACGGATGCAGACCGTCTGTTTGATGCAAAAATCAAGAAGAACGGCTCCAAGTACGAACTTTGCCTTATTGTAAATGATGTTAAACGCTTGAATTACGAATCGATCGCTCATACTCATTCTATCAATGTGAATGTGATGGATGCAGATAAGCTGACCGCTCATGTTACCAAGACCATCAATCTCATTGATGTGAACGAAATGCCTATTATTTCGGGTAATGCAACGTTCTCGTTCTATGAAAATAAGGGCAAGGATTATGTAATCGGTCGACTCTATTCTGATGATGTCGATACTTCCAAGGTATTTACTCAGAACAAGTTTACCGCTATTGGCGGCGATACGGAACTCTTCGATATTACTGAAGATGGTAAGATTATTACTAAGCGTAATTTCGACTACGAAGAAGAAAAGAACCATACATTCGAACTAGAAGTCGCTCTGTCTGATAAGGATGTCAAGACGGCGTATCCGAAGCTTACCACGACGACGACGATTCAGATTACGCTTAAGGATTTGCCTGAAGTTCCGGAAATCACAAGTAAGGAATTCGAAGTCAAGGAAAACTCTGATCCTGACGTCCTTATCGGGGTAGTTGAATCGAGTGACCCGGATGGCAACGACAAGCTGCTGTTTGAACTTGCCGAAGAAAGCCCGTATGTGATTGTCAAGCCGAATGGCGAAATCCGAGTTAAGGAAGGCGCCGATATCGACTACGAAAAGATGCAGGAATTCACAATCACGGTAACTGTCAGGGATGAAGATGGCCTTGAATCCGATGGCGATATTGTCATCAAGGTTATCGATGAGAACGAAGCTCCGAAGATTGAACCGCAGGAATTCACGTTCCCTGAAGATTCTAAGCCGGGTACCAAGAAAGGTCCTGTCGAGGCTAAGGATCCGGATACGAAGAATCCGAAATACAGTGACTTGAAGTTCTATCCTGTCGAAGAAAATGAAAAGTTCGAAGTCAAGCCGAATGGTGACATCGTCTTGAAGGGTGAACTTGATTATGAAGATGAAAAGTCTTATGTCATTACGGTTCGTGTGACGGATGGTGAATTCGAAGATACGACGGATATCACGGTCAATGTCGGCAATGTCATTGAAAAGTCCGATGTTGAAATTACACGTGCTGAAACCGGCAATTCTGTCTACCTGAATCCGAAGAAGGATGAAACGATTTACACGAACAAGGATGTCATCTCTGTGGAATGGAAGCAGGATGGCAAGACGATGTCCAGTCTGGATTCCTTGAAGGAAGGCTGCCAGTACATTATCAAGTCTTATAAGGCTCCGAATAAGGATGTTGCAGGTGCCGATACGATTGAAGTGTGCTATAGCACCGCTGCTCCGATTGTCGATATCGATGCTTCTAAGACCAAGGTTACTGCAGAGAACATCTATACGATTGTTGAAAACGTCGATAAGAAGGACTCTTCTATTTACGTGAACAACAAGAATAAGGATGTCAAGGTTTCTGTGAAGGATACGGTTTCTGGGTATTCTGAATCCTTCAAGGTCGATGTTGTCCTGGATACGGTTGCCGTGTCGAGCACCACTGTGAAGGATATGGTGGATATCTCCAAGTCCGAAATTAAACTGGAAAAGAATCCGAAGTCCGATGTCTATGAAAAGCCGATTGGCGACAAGACCAAGGTTTCTTACGACAAGGTCGTGAATGGCGATACGGTTACGGTTTCTTACTATGTTGACGAAGATGGCGAAATCGTCAAGACGGCTGTCTTTGATGAAGATGGCAAGAAGACGATGACCGAAGTCATTGAAGTGTCTACCGAGGTTGAAGTCAAGGGCAAGAAGGTCACTGTTTCTTATAAGGCTGATGCTGAAACGGGCAAGATTCTTTACGCAGACTCCGAAGGCAACTTGATGGTCGAAACTCCGAAGAGCTCTTCTAGCAAGAGTGATTCTAAGGATAAGGACGAAGTTGACCTGAAGACCGGTGTGGGCGCCTTTACCGTCACCTATGATGCAAAGGGTGAAGAAGGTAACAAGACGATAGTTTCTTACGTCATTGACGAAAAGGGCAAGGTCGTAGCAAATGACGAAGGTGATAGAGGCTATCTTGTGACTTACACCTTTACCAATAAGTACGGCAATACTGCTGAAAAGTCGGTCTTCATGGTGCTTGATAAGCTTGCTCCGATTGTCAAGATCCTCTCTCCGAGTGATGGCGAAGTTGTCTTTGCAAACTTTGTCGATGTAGACTGGTGCATTGCTATTGACGGCGACGAAAAGAACTGCGTCAAGCAAGATACTTTGAACTTCCAGAGTCTTGAAAGAGGCGTAAACACGATTAAGCGTATCTATCGCGATAAGGCCGGTAACGAAACTATCGCAGAAATCAACGTGATGATGAAGAAGGCTAAGGATGTCAATATCAACCTTGAAAAGCCGATGGTTATCGTTTCGATTGATTCTGTGAACAAGTACTATGAATCGAATCCGCCTGATGAAGATCAGAGATATGCTGTTAGCATCCTGAACCCGAAGACTCAGAAGGAAAAGGAAGTTGTTAAGGGCAATGTCGATGAAGTCAAGAAGGGTTCTGGTGATGAACCGTATCCGGGTTACGATGGTCATATCGGTCCGACGGTTACGATTGACATGAAGTTGCCGATTGTAAGCGCTGTGGGCGGTCTCGCTACTTTGGACGATATCATTATCAACGGCAATATGATTGCTGTGGATGGTGTTGATGCCGATGGTAGTGAAAAGATCTCTGTAAACGAATACGTTGAAAAGTACTGCTCTTCTGAATTCCAGGAAGAACTGGGCAAGGACTACAGCAAGGCAAGACTTTACGCAACAACGGCTCGTGTAACGCTCTGGTTCTACACGACGGGTGGTGTGTTTGTCGATAAGTACCAGTTTGATTACGAAGTGGATGATCCGGATTATGTCGATAAGGCTGGTCTCGTGAAGTTCTTCTTCGAAATGAAGCCGGATATCAATGGTGAATTGAGAGACAAGTCTGGACGTCTCTACGGTACGGGTCCGTACATCGTAAAGACCAAGGTCGATCTCCGTTCTCAGCAGCGTTGCGTGGTTCCGCCGATTACAGAAAAGTCCAAGGTTGGCGATGTGCTGAAGTCTAGCGATGAAATGCTGAAGCGCTTTGGTTATCGTCGTCCGGTGCTTCGCGGAAACGAAAAGGGCTCCAAGTCTTCTTCCAAGAAGTCTTCCTCGAAGAAGAAGTAA
- a CDS encoding stress response translation initiation inhibitor YciH (involved in start site selection during the initiation of translation), whose translation MGVEERSTLVFASGVGRIKEEKPKAVRPQGDGVVRITLKRLGGGKMASVVSGVPMEEDELKDLARVLKQKCGVGGSVKDFNIEIQGDKRNVLKAELEKKGFTVKLAGG comes from the coding sequence ATGGGTGTCGAAGAACGTTCTACATTGGTGTTTGCAAGTGGTGTCGGTCGAATCAAGGAAGAAAAGCCAAAGGCTGTCCGCCCGCAAGGGGATGGCGTAGTCCGCATTACGCTGAAGCGTCTTGGCGGTGGCAAAATGGCAAGTGTTGTTTCGGGCGTGCCGATGGAAGAAGACGAGCTTAAGGATTTAGCCCGTGTGTTGAAGCAGAAGTGCGGTGTTGGCGGTTCTGTCAAGGATTTCAATATTGAAATCCAGGGCGACAAGCGTAACGTGCTAAAAGCTGAACTCGAAAAAAAAGGCTTTACAGTTAAGCTTGCGGGCGGCTAG